ATATTCGTTCGTACAACATCTAAATAAATAACGTTTGAAATAACTTCTGTATAAGGAACTAGACCAATAAAGTGCTAATGGATTGAAGCAGGAATTAAATAATAGTAGGTAAGACGACACGGTATACAcgtaaaacatttttattgtcaCCTTGGATAGATTGACTACTATGAATGTCCATAATGCGTAGCTAGGAAGAAAGCTAACAACGAACACTATCGCTAGACTCAACATCATTCTTGCTGCGTTCCTACGCACATTTCCCTGGTTGTGGATTACTCCGGATTTTACATTTGTGCTTCTGATTAAATACAGGGCAGTAATACCATAcatgaaaattatcacacaaaGAGGAAGAATACAAATCACCAAGAGCtcaaatattacaactttttcatAGTACTTCCAGGCAGAAAAAGAAGTGCACATCCCCATTTCGTCGACATGCAGAGAGATAACGTGTGGAATAGCGAATAACGATGCCAGAATCCAAATTCCCACAATTGTGATAGCTGTTACTGTTCTGGTTCTTGTGGGGTGAATTTTGTTTTGCAAAGGCCTCGCTATCACCTGATACCGCTGAATACTCAGCACAGCTATGAAGTATGGGGATGATCCTATACTTGACTGATAGATAAACGCAAAAATCTTGCAAAGAAATTCGCTGAAATTCCACAATTCTGACAGGGAATCTTGGAAAGAATTCAAAACATGCATAGTTAGCGACAAAAAATCACTAATAGCCAAAGTAAAAATGTAAGCGTTTGGTACAGTATGCATTTCAGAATTGCGCGTTATCACTATCAAAACAGTTAAATTCCCAATTGCGCCAAATAGATACAAAATTGTAGATATGATAGGATCTAAATATTTCATGACATTGAAGTAACTCTTGTAATCAAAATCAAAAGCAACAGTTTCAGTAAATTCTGGAGCATCAAACTTGTAGTCTCCCTCGAACACAATGGTTTCATTCCTGCAGTAAGACTTTTCAAGGACTCCCCACCACATGTCGGACACTTCCTCGGGACTTTCACATTTTGGAACATGTTTCCCCCTTCCTAATTTGATGTTGTGGTCAAGACACCACCTCCATACCTCTAAGAGGTCACAATCACATTCTAGTGGATTTCCGTACAAAATTAATCGTGATAACTTTGGAATTACTGTAAACATATCTTTATCGATATGACTGAGATTGTTACTGCTCAAATCCAGGGCTCTTAGGCGAGTTATATTTTCAATGGATTTCGCTGTTATAAGacttatattacattttgatatatttaattcCTCCAGTGTCTGTGAATTGATAAATGTACTGT
The window above is part of the Periplaneta americana isolate PAMFEO1 chromosome 11, P.americana_PAMFEO1_priV1, whole genome shotgun sequence genome. Proteins encoded here:
- the LOC138708649 gene encoding uncharacterized protein, which encodes MALSLKIALISLLLLLTPALTFWIWLLRQAFLSSIQCPTGCWCEPMGDSVDCSDSKLQDIPQNYGRNISILMLDHNNLNKLKKKIFLNRGIAHLDELSLAHCNLSDVDTEAFNGLVIFSVLSMNNNILTELKVGTFQNMKNIKFINLSNNRIEKLEAGIFEDLISATVINLDNNLLRNLKMEIFVGLSSLTALYLSYNRLHRLGADVFTHLHKINELTLDNNYRLQIPSDSTFINSQTLEELNISKCNISLITAKSIENITRLRALDLSSNNLSHIDKDMFTVIPKLSRLILYGNPLECDCDLLEVWRWCLDHNIKLGRGKHVPKCESPEEVSDMWWGVLEKSYCRNETIVFEGDYKFDAPEFTETVAFDFDYKSYFNVMKYLDPIISTILYLFGAIGNLTVLIVITRNSEMHTVPNAYIFTLAISDFLSLTMHVLNSFQDSLSELWNFSEFLCKIFAFIYQSSIGSSPYFIAVLSIQRYQVIARPLQNKIHPTRTRTVTAITIVGIWILASLFAIPHVISLHVDEMGMCTSFSAWKYYEKVVIFELLVICILPLCVIIFMYGITALYLIRSTNVKSGVIHNQGNVRRNAARMMLSLAIVFVVSFLPSYALWTFIVVNLSKVTIKMFYVYTVSSYLLLFNSCFNPLALYWSSSLYRSYFKRYLFRCCTNEYPVSRNTINMSVKD